GCTCCATCGCGCACCGCCAGAACCGCGACCTCACGGAGTCTCGGGAGGCCACCTCGTCCGGTTGACCAATCAAGGGACCGCGTCGTAACCATGAAGAAAGGTCCGGACAAATGAGGAGAGTAGGGCGCCCAGTCAGCCCCGTCAAGGACTCCGCCTCGACATGTCCCAAACAGTCGACGGCTGGCCGTCCAGGTGCTGCCGTTGCGCGACCTGACTGGAATCTACGGAATCCCGCGCCCAGCGGTCGTTTGCGACGGGGGGCGTGCCCGCCGGGCTTCAGGGCCCGAGCGAAACCCCACCTTTCGCGACGTGACCCTTTGGACCGCTTTACGCAGCGACGGCGGTCCGTTAGGGTGTTGGTTGTCCGGACCTTTCCCGCACCGCAGCGGGGAGCGCGACAGGGGTCGCGCGTCGGTCTGTCGAGAACCAATGGAGGTTGATCGAGTGAGTGTGGGAGAGGTCACCACGATGCGGTCTGATCTGGCAGAACTACGGATGTTCGTCGGTGGTCGATGGGAGGAAGCGGCCACCGGGGACCGCTTCGCCACGGTCAACCCGTTCACCGGCACCGCATGGGCCACGGCTCCGGTCGCCGGCCAGGGCGACGTCGACCGGGCGGTAGAGGCAGCACAGGCAGCCCTCGCCGGCCCTTGGGGAACGATGTCCGCCTCCGACCGCGGGCGCCTGGTCTATCGCCTGGCGGACCTGATCGAGCAGAACGTGGACCGGCTCGCCGAGCTCGAGACGAAGGACAACGGCAAGGTCCTGCGGGAGACCCGGGGCCAGGTGGCCAGCCTCGTGGCCACCTACCGGTACTTCGCGGGCGCGGCGGACAAGATCCAGGGAAATACCATCCCAGCTCCCCAGACGAACTTCTTCACCTTCACCCAACGCGTCCCGATCGGGGTCGTCGCAGCGATCCTCCCCTGGAACAGCCCGCTGTACCTGTTGGCCAACAAGCTCGCCCCTGCCCTCGCGGCAGGTTGCACCTTCATCGCCAAGCCTGCCGAGCAAACGCCGGCGACAACGTTGGAGATCGCCCGGCTGGCTCAGGAGGCCGGTATCCCCGACGGGGTCTTCAACGTCATCACGGGCCTCGGGGACACCGGAGCAAAGCTCGCGTCGCACCCCGGCGTGGACAAGGTGACGTTCACCGGCTCGGCGACCACCGGCACCAAGGTCATGCGGTCCGCCGCCGAGAACATCACGGCCGTCACGATGGAGCTGGGCGGGAAGTCTCCCAACATCGTCTTCGACGACGCCGAGCTCGAACGCACCCTCAACGGTGTCGTTGCCGGCATCTACGCGGCAACCGGGCAGACCTGCGTGGCGGGTAGCCGCCTGCTGGTCCAGAGCGGCGTCCACGACGAGGTCGTCGAGCGCATCGCCCAGCGGGCCTGCGAGATACACCTCGGCGACCCCCTCGACCCAGCTACCGAGATGGGACCCATCGCCTTCCCCGAGCAGCTCGAGAAGGTCGAGCACTATGTCGCGCTCGGTCTCGCCGAGGGCGGGACCCTGGTCGCCGGCGGCCGCCGCCCCGACGACGAGCGGCTCCAGCATGGGTACTTCTTCGAGCCGACCGTCCTGACGAACATCACGAACTCGATGCGCATCGCCCGCGAGGAGATCTTCGGCCCTGTGCTCTCGGTCATCCCATTCGACACCGAGGAGGAGGCGGTGGAGATCGCCAACGACTCCGAGTACGGCCTCGCAGCCGGGATCTGGACCGAGAGCGTCCACCGGGCGCACCGCATGGCTCGCGCGCTGCGCGCCGGGACGATCTGGGTCAACGCCTATCGAACCCTCGCCTACAACGTCCCGTACGGCGGCTTCGGGCTGAGCGGCGTGGGGCGCGAGAACGGACTGGACGGCCTCGACGAGTACCTGAGCACGAAGTCCGTCTGGATCGAGACCTCCGGCGGCACACGCGATCCCTTCCAGATCGGCTAGACACACACCCACACTCGAGAGGAACCCGCAATGAAGCGAACCGACTACCCGTCCGTCAGCCGTGCAGCCGTACTGGAAGCGCACCGCGAGCCGCTGGTCATCAAGGAGTTGCCCGTCCCGCAGGAGCTGCCCCACGGCGCCTTGCTCGTCAAGATCGAAGAGTCCACGATCTGTGGTTCGGACGTCCACCTCTGGGACGGTGTGCTGGCCGGCAGCCAGCCGATCGACCTTCCGGTAGTTCCCGGCCACGAGATGGTCGGGCGCATCGTCGCCTTCGGTGACGGCGCTGAGCACGACAGCTTCGGCACACCGCTGGCGCTCGACGACCGCATCGTCTTCTCGCACAGCTCGTGCGGGGAGTGCCGGGCCTGCACCCTGCTCCACCAGCCGACGCTGTGCGAACGCCGTGACTATTACATGTTCTCGAACGTCAGCCGGAGTCCCTACCTGCTCGGCGGCTTCTCGGAGTACTGCTACGTCTTCCCGAACTCGGGGAGGGTGAAGGTCCCGGACAACGTCAAGACCTCGTGGGCGTCCGCCGCCAGCTGCGCCTTCCGGACCGTCATCCACACCTTCGACCTGCTCGGCCGCATCGAGCCCTGGGAGACCGTCGTCATCCAGGGTGCCGGCCCTCTCGGGCTCTTTGCCACGGCGCTCGCCAGTCAGAGCGGTGCCGGCCAGGTCATCACCATCGGTGCACCCGACGAGCGCCTCGAGATCGCCAAGTCTTACGGCGCCACCGAGACGGTCTCGGTCGACACGCACGCTACCGAGGAGGCCCGCGTCGACGCAGTGCGACGCCTACTCGGCGGTAAGGGCTCGGACATCGTTATGGAGTTCTCCGGAGCCCGAACGGCGGTCACCGAGGGACTCAAGATGATCCGGCCGGGCGCCCGGTACACGGTGACCGGTCAGGTCGGCACCGGCACCGTGGAGATTGCGCCCGGCCTCATCACCCGGCAGCAGGTCAACATCATCGGCTCATGGTCCGGGCACATCGCCGAGTACTGGAAGGCGATGCAGTTCATGAGTCAGACCCAGGGGCGCTTCGACTTCGACAAGATCACCTCGAAGCGGTACACGCTCGACCAGGCCAACGACGCGCTCATGAGCATGCACGCCCG
This window of the Georgenia yuyongxinii genome carries:
- a CDS encoding zinc-binding dehydrogenase; this encodes MKRTDYPSVSRAAVLEAHREPLVIKELPVPQELPHGALLVKIEESTICGSDVHLWDGVLAGSQPIDLPVVPGHEMVGRIVAFGDGAEHDSFGTPLALDDRIVFSHSSCGECRACTLLHQPTLCERRDYYMFSNVSRSPYLLGGFSEYCYVFPNSGRVKVPDNVKTSWASAASCAFRTVIHTFDLLGRIEPWETVVIQGAGPLGLFATALASQSGAGQVITIGAPDERLEIAKSYGATETVSVDTHATEEARVDAVRRLLGGKGSDIVMEFSGARTAVTEGLKMIRPGARYTVTGQVGTGTVEIAPGLITRQQVNIIGSWSGHIAEYWKAMQFMSQTQGRFDFDKITSKRYTLDQANDALMSMHARAEIKPVVVPHAEFV
- a CDS encoding aldehyde dehydrogenase yields the protein MRSDLAELRMFVGGRWEEAATGDRFATVNPFTGTAWATAPVAGQGDVDRAVEAAQAALAGPWGTMSASDRGRLVYRLADLIEQNVDRLAELETKDNGKVLRETRGQVASLVATYRYFAGAADKIQGNTIPAPQTNFFTFTQRVPIGVVAAILPWNSPLYLLANKLAPALAAGCTFIAKPAEQTPATTLEIARLAQEAGIPDGVFNVITGLGDTGAKLASHPGVDKVTFTGSATTGTKVMRSAAENITAVTMELGGKSPNIVFDDAELERTLNGVVAGIYAATGQTCVAGSRLLVQSGVHDEVVERIAQRACEIHLGDPLDPATEMGPIAFPEQLEKVEHYVALGLAEGGTLVAGGRRPDDERLQHGYFFEPTVLTNITNSMRIAREEIFGPVLSVIPFDTEEEAVEIANDSEYGLAAGIWTESVHRAHRMARALRAGTIWVNAYRTLAYNVPYGGFGLSGVGRENGLDGLDEYLSTKSVWIETSGGTRDPFQIG